A single window of Patescibacteria group bacterium DNA harbors:
- a CDS encoding LamG domain-containing protein, translating to MKKITRKKLIAIILSVLLLVAGYFAFLQKPETAAADWWDDSWLFRKEIPVTNNTTAESNVYIAATIDTSDTTKFQTDCGDLRWTEYGGALLPYYIASGCGTATTVVHINFASFPAGAQMIYYYYGNSSAANGSASADFSTTASNYTVGTIGAEEKGPGPVAFWKFDEGFGQTANDSTINANNGTLGSTVNVDANDPTWQSEDMCVSGKCLRFDGSDDYVDAGSGAPITNVSIWTLESWIKPASIPQSSIVVYNGNDSGGYGFGIANGGGDGGNGNKLVGLFGAVAWIDSGYTFPSANQWYHIAMVRDGVTTRFYVNGSQTDGTSVSTPSAVADKFSIGMQYNAANVLTRFFSGSIDSVKIYPYARTASQIKADYASRGTANGASVVIASEAKQSLSNGLVGYWKMDEASWNGTAGEVLDASGTGNNGVAAGATHKPTTGAGKFGNGGVFDGVDDYVNVTSIASLEPNNITVSAWVYFSNSSQSIISRGDPNYATMSYILYANSLGYNNRPIFYVKNASDVVVGAGNDIVSNGWHYITGTYDGVNVKLYIDGAEGDSQPQTGNIYYVYYADFKIGTAIYPNAFFNGSIDSVRIYNRALSPKEVRDLYNFAPGPVGWWKMDEKVSGNAKTLNDSSGYGNTGTTVDGANDTGMDCMVPGKIGGGCEFDGVDDYVNAGNGASLGFTSSFTVGGWMKIKDTNPNALVAKDWGVGSARGWYFATVQTTNQLRFLVSSDGTTISFLTTTNSFNLNEWYHLTGVYDALAQTLKVYVNGVKWDGTITGTVPVSIYNSSLNVTIGASGGYANGSIDDVRIYNYARTASQIAEDYAGGAGRKQPVGYWKFDEGYGITANNSGIGGSALNGTLTTMASPAT from the coding sequence ATGAAAAAGATTACTCGCAAAAAACTCATCGCCATAATCCTCTCCGTCCTCTTGCTTGTCGCCGGGTATTTCGCGTTTTTGCAGAAGCCGGAGACGGCGGCGGCGGATTGGTGGGATGATAGCTGGCTTTTCCGCAAAGAAATTCCGGTGACGAATAATACAACTGCGGAGAGCAATGTTTATATCGCGGCGACGATTGACACTTCGGACACGACGAAGTTTCAAACGGACTGCGGGGATTTGCGGTGGACGGAATACGGGGGCGCTCTTTTGCCATATTATATCGCATCCGGCTGCGGGACTGCGACGACTGTCGTCCATATAAATTTCGCGTCGTTTCCGGCAGGCGCGCAGATGATTTATTATTACTACGGCAACTCGTCCGCGGCAAACGGCTCCGCGTCTGCCGATTTTTCCACCACCGCGTCAAACTATACCGTCGGAACAATCGGCGCCGAGGAAAAAGGCCCCGGTCCCGTGGCGTTTTGGAAATTTGACGAAGGGTTTGGCCAGACGGCGAATGATTCCACAATCAACGCCAACAACGGAACGCTTGGTTCTACTGTTAATGTTGACGCCAACGACCCGACTTGGCAATCCGAAGATATGTGCGTGAGTGGGAAGTGTTTGAGGTTTGATGGGAGTGATGATTATGTGGACGCGGGAAGTGGGGCGCCAATCACAAATGTGTCTATTTGGACATTGGAATCATGGATAAAACCAGCTAGTATCCCTCAATCTAGTATTGTTGTTTATAATGGTAATGATAGTGGGGGTTATGGCTTTGGGATAGCGAATGGCGGTGGGGATGGAGGCAATGGAAATAAATTAGTAGGATTGTTTGGTGCTGTAGCTTGGATTGATTCTGGTTATACATTTCCATCAGCAAATCAGTGGTATCATATTGCTATGGTTCGCGATGGCGTCACTACTAGATTTTATGTCAATGGCTCTCAAACTGACGGTACAAGTGTTTCAACTCCGAGTGCTGTTGCGGATAAATTCAGCATTGGCATGCAATATAACGCAGCAAATGTTCTTACCCGTTTTTTCTCCGGCTCCATTGACTCCGTCAAAATCTATCCCTATGCCCGCACCGCCAGCCAGATCAAGGCGGATTATGCTTCGCGAGGAACGGCGAATGGCGCCTCCGTTGTCATTGCGAGCGAAGCGAAGCAATCTCTGTCTAATGGCCTCGTGGGATATTGGAAAATGGATGAAGCGAGCTGGAACGGCACAGCCGGTGAAGTTCTTGATGCCAGCGGAACCGGAAACAATGGGGTAGCCGCTGGCGCGACTCACAAACCAACCACCGGCGCGGGGAAATTCGGCAATGGAGGAGTTTTTGACGGGGTGGATGATTATGTGAATGTAACATCAATAGCAAGTCTAGAACCGAACAATATTACTGTTTCTGCTTGGGTATATTTTTCAAATAGTTCCCAATCCATTATATCAAGAGGTGATCCAAACTATGCGACTATGTCTTATATACTTTATGCGAATTCATTAGGTTATAATAATCGACCAATTTTTTATGTTAAAAATGCATCAGATGTAGTTGTTGGTGCAGGTAATGATATAGTTTCAAATGGCTGGCATTATATTACAGGAACATATGATGGGGTAAATGTAAAATTATATATAGATGGTGCAGAAGGCGATAGTCAACCTCAAACTGGTAATATATATTATGTATATTATGCTGATTTTAAAATAGGAACAGCAATATATCCTAACGCTTTTTTCAACGGCTCCATCGACTCTGTCCGAATCTACAACCGCGCGCTGTCTCCGAAAGAAGTTCGGGATTTGTATAATTTCGCGCCGGGGCCGGTGGGGTGGTGGAAGATGGATGAGAAAGTTTCGGGGAATGCCAAAACCCTCAACGATTCTTCGGGGTATGGAAATACGGGGACGACTGTTGATGGAGCTAATGATACGGGAATGGATTGCATGGTGCCCGGAAAAATCGGCGGGGGGTGTGAGTTTGACGGGGTGGATGATTATGTTAATGCGGGGAACGGGGCGAGTTTGGGTTTTACTTCAAGTTTTACAGTAGGAGGTTGGATGAAAATAAAGGATACAAATCCTAACGCATTAGTTGCAAAAGATTGGGGCGTTGGAAGTGCTAGAGGATGGTATTTTGCAACTGTTCAGACAACTAATCAATTAAGATTTTTAGTCTCAAGTGATGGAACGACGATTTCTTTTTTAACAACAACCAATTCTTTTAATCTCAATGAATGGTATCATTTGACTGGGGTATATGATGCTTTAGCCCAAACTTTAAAAGTTTATGTCAACGGAGTAAAATGGGATGGAACTATTACTGGAACAGTTCCTGTGTCTATATACAATTCATCTTTGAATGTAACAATCGGAGCTTCTGGCGGTTATGCTAACGGCTCCATTGACGATGTTCGCATCTACAACTATGCCCGCACTGCCAGCCAGATTGCGGAGGATTATGCTGGGGGCGCGGGGAGGAAACAGCCGGTTGGGTATTGGAAATTCGATGAAGGTTACGGCATTACAGCAAATAACTCCGGCATCGGAGGTTCGGCCTTGAATGGCACGCTTACGACTATGGCTTCTCCTGCCACC
- a CDS encoding four helix bundle protein, producing the protein MPNQIQNLNYKSKYDLEERTAKFGEDVIEFLFSLQKNDINRILINQTVRSGTSVGANYCEADGAESKKDFNHKIGICKKEAKETMHWLRMIAKANPDRAKECRILWQETHEFALIFSAIINKSKS; encoded by the coding sequence ATGCCAAATCAAATCCAAAACCTAAATTACAAAAGCAAATATGATTTGGAAGAACGAACTGCTAAATTTGGCGAGGATGTTATTGAATTTTTATTTAGTCTTCAAAAGAATGATATTAATAGGATTTTAATTAATCAAACAGTAAGATCTGGAACAAGCGTAGGCGCCAATTATTGCGAAGCTGATGGAGCGGAAAGCAAGAAAGATTTTAATCATAAAATAGGTATTTGCAAGAAAGAGGCTAAAGAAACGATGCATTGGCTTAGAATGATTGCCAAAGCAAACCCCGATAGAGCCAAAGAATGCCGTATCTTATGGCAAGAGACTCACGAATTTGCTCTGATATTTTCGGCAATAATCAATAAGTCAAAATCTTAA